In Lodderomyces elongisporus chromosome 2, complete sequence, the following proteins share a genomic window:
- the PRS5 gene encoding ribose-phosphate pyrophosphokinase has product MRDLVVLGGKSHPLLTKAICRNLTIEESRVDSKKFANGETSIEVRDSVREKDVFIIQSGCGHVNDTFMELLVMIAACKTASAKRVTAVLPLFPYSRQPDVPALANSTGAPSLISKKDEYTFESAPSTPRPLSRDGRKISYFEKEGAATTTTTAAAAAAASGGGAVGQTPTKEKDLRTNSLKAPQPARYTPKSIVTNASSINFLPRVDAQGKTESGYKQWISPNGTLIANLLMTAGADRIITMDLHDPQFQGFFNIPVDNLYSRPILKHYITDYIPQFRDCVIVSPDSGGAKRATAIADSIGCSFALIHKERRAKISKSPPSASSNQNTEDIITTAGTSTDTSTCNATLPSTTQPLPEYVHQRHQHAPKMVATTMLVGDVKDKVCVLIDDLVDTSYTITRAAKLLKDEGAKYVYALVTHGIFSGDAINRLKMSQIDKIVTTNSVPQSENVAVLGEKIEVLDVSRIFAEAIRRINNGESVSMLFDHGW; this is encoded by the coding sequence ATGAGAGACTTAGTCGTTTTGGGCGGAAAATCGCACCCTCTTTTAACCAAGGCGATCTGCCGCAATCTCACTATAGAAGAGAGTCGAGTTGATTCCAAGAAATTCGCTAACGGTGAAACTTCGATCGAAGTAAGAGATAGTGTTCGAGAAAAGGATGTCTTCATCATTCAGAGTGGTTGCGGACATGTGAACGATACGTTTATGGAATTACTAGTAATGATAGCGGCGTGTAAGACTGCTAGTGCTAAGAGAGTAACAGCAGTTTTACCTTTGTTTCCTTACTCAAGACAACCCGATGTTCCAGCTTTGGCAAACTCCACAGGAGCACCAAgtttaatttcaaaaaaggaCGAGTATACTTTTGAAAGTGCACCAAGCACTCCTAGACCGTTGTCTAGAGATGGCAGGAAGATCTCTTATTttgagaaagaaggagcagctacaacaacaacaacagcagcagcagcagcagcagcatcagGAGGAGGTGCAGTAGGTCAAACACCaactaaagaaaaagatttgaGAACGAATTCATTGAAAGCGCCTCAACCTGCTCGATATACTCCAAAGTCGATTGTCACTAATGCATCATCTATTAACTTTTTACCCCGAGTGGATGCCCAAGGTAAAACAGAAAGTGGTTATAAACAATGGATTTCACCAAATGGTACACTAATAGCCAATCTATTAATGACCGCTGGTGCTGACCGTATCATTACAATGGATCTCCATGATCCACAATTTCAAGggtttttcaatattcCCGTGGACAATTTGTATTCAAGACCTATCTTGAAACATTACATTACGGATTATATACCGCAATTCCGTGATTGTGTTATTGTGAGTCCAGATTCAGGTGGAGCAAAGCGTGCCACGGCGATTGCGGATTCTATTGGCTGTTCATTTGCCTTGATTCACAAGGAAAGAAGAGCCAAAATATCAAAATCGCCACCTCTGGCTCTGTCAAATCAAAACACAGAGGATATTATTACAACTGCAGGTACAAGTACAGACACAAGTACTTGCAACGCAACTTTGCCCTCAACCACACAACCATTGCCCGAGTATGTACACCAACGTCATCAGCATGCACCAAAGATGGTGGCAACCACCATGTTGGTGGGTGATGTGAAGGATAAGGTTTGTGTATTGATTGATGATTTGGTAGACACATCTTACACAATTACTCGAGCGGCCAAATTGTTGAAGGACGAAGGTGCCAAATACGTCTATGCATTAGTCACCCACGGTATATTTAGCGGAGACGCCATCAATAGATTGAAAATGAGCCAGATTGACAAAATCGTCACTACAAATTCGGTCCCTCAAAGTGAGAATGTCGCTGTCTTGGGCGAGAAAATTGAAGTTTTGGACGTGAGCCGAATCTTTGCCGAAGCCATTAGGA